The Solanum lycopersicum chromosome 9, SLM_r2.1 genome window below encodes:
- the LOC101260670 gene encoding ATP-dependent DNA helicase 2 subunit KU70: MSMDLDPDEVFRDDEDDPENEFFKERDNTKEFLVYLVDASPKMFSSTCPTDDEKIATHFQVAVSSIAQSLRTQIINRSYDEVSICFFNTRGKKNLQDLSGVYVFNVREREDLDRPTARLIKEFDQIEERFEKEIGSKYGIVPGSRDNSLYNALWVAQALLRKGSAKTADKRILLLTNEDDPFGNLKGVIKVDMMRTTMQRAKDAQDLGITIELLPLSRPDDEFNVSLFYADLLGLEGDDLAQFKALIGERFEDLNDQLRKRMFKKRRVRRLRLVIFNGLSIELNTYALIRPTNPGTITWLDSMTNLPLKTERTFICADTGAIVQEPLKRFQSYKNENVIFSADELSEVKRVSTGHLRLLGFKPLSCLKDYHNLKPATFVFPSDEEVVGSTCLFVALQRSMLRLKRFAVAFYGNLSHPQLVALVAQDEVMTPSGQVEPPGMHLIYLPYSDDIRHVEELHTDPNSVPHATDDQIKKASALVRRIDLKDFSVWQFANPALQRHYAVLQALALDEDEMPEIKDETLPDEEGMARPGIVKALEEFKLSVYGESYKDEDSNIEGKAEPTRKRKANAIKEYGNYEWADLADNGKLKDMTVVELKYYLGAHDLPVSGKKEALISRILTHMGK; this comes from the exons GATGATGAAAAGATTgcaactcattttcaagttgcCGTCAGCTCAATTGCACAATCTCTCAGAACTCAGATTATTAATAGGTCTTATGATGAAGTTTCTATATGCTTCTTTAACACT CGGGGAAAAAAGAACTTGCAGGACCTAAGTGGCGTTTATGTATTTAATGTCCGAGAAAGAGAGGATCTGGACAGACCAACAGCTAGGCTAATTAAAGAATTTGATCAAATAGAAG aaagatttgaaaaagaaataggAAGTAAGTACGGCATTGTGCCTGGCTCTCGTGACAATTCTCTTTACAATGCTCTTTGGGTTGCACAAGCCCTTCTCCGTAAAGG ATCTGCAAAAACTGCTGATAAACGTATTCTCTTGCTTACAAATGAAGATGATCCTTTTGGTAATCTCAAAGGTGTCATAAAAGTGGATATGATGAGGACAACGATGCAGCGTGCCAAA GATGCTCAAGATCTTGGTATTACAATTGAGCTTCTTCCACTAAGCCGGCCAGATGATGAGTTCAACGTTTCCCTTTTTTATGCT GATTTACTTGGTCTGGAGGGTGATGACCTTGCTCAGTTCAAAGCTCTGATAGGAGAAAG GTTTGAAGATCTGAACGACCAGCTTAGGAAACGCATGTTTAAGAAGCGCAGAGTTCGAAGACTTCGACTTGTAATTTTTAATGGATTATCTATCGAACTTAACACCTATGCTTTGATCCGTCCAACTAATCCAG GGACAATTACTTGGCTTGATTCGATGACTAATCTTCCTTTGAAG ACTGAGAGAACCTTCATATGTGCTGATACTGGTGCTATAGTTCAGGAGCCTCTAAAACGCTTTCAGTCTTACAAAAA TGAGAATGTCATCTTTTCTGCGGATGAGCTTTCAGAAGTCAAAAGAGTTTCAACTGGACATCTTCGTCTGTTGGGCTTCAAGCCTTTGAGCTGCTTAAAAGACTATCATAACCTGAAGCCAGCAACTTTTGTCTTTCCCAGTGATGAG GAAGTGGTTGGAAGCACTTGTCTTTTCGTTGCTCTCCAAAGATCAATGTTGCGGCTTAAGCG TTTTGCAGTTGCTTTCTATGGGAATTTAAGTCATCCTCAATTGGTTGCTCTTGTTGCACAA GATGAAGTAATGACTCCTAGTGGTCAAGTCGAGCCACCAGGGATGCATCTGATTTATCTTCCATATTCTGATGATATCAGACATGTTGAAGAG CTTCATACTGATCCTAATTCCGTGCCTCATGCCACTGATGACCAGATAAAGAAGGCCTCCGCTTTAGTGAGACGTATTGACCTCAAAGATTTTTCTGTGTGGCAATTTGCTAATCCTG CATTGCAGAGACATTATGCAGTATTACAAGCTCTTGCACTTGATGAAGATGAGATGCCTGAAATTAAAGATGAGACTCTTCCAGATGAAGAAGGAATGGCTAG GCCTGGTATTGTCAAAGCATTGGAGGAATTCAAGCTCTCTGTTTATGGAGAGAGCTATAAGGACGAGGACTCAAACATTGAAGGAAAAGCTGAGCCAACTAGGAAACGGAAAGCAAATGCTATAAAAGAATATGGTAATTATGAGTGGGCTGACCTTGCAGATAATGGGAAG TTGAAGGACATGACAGTTGTAGAATTGAAGTATTATCTAGGTGCACATGACCTTCCAGTCAGTGGAAAGAAAGAAGCCTTGATTAGTAGGATCTTAACTCACATGGGCAAGTGA
- the LOC101261270 gene encoding signal peptide peptidase-like 2 has protein sequence MAFSWRFIGLSIFVFLLNVSSIAHSAPTNADKSCSNEINMMLVKLWVNGGEEDSIVGLSAAFGSVLPTDTKRASRLPAVYTQPLNGCSASSTKLSGSIALARRGECEFITKATVAQAGGAGGVVLINNEGGTLDIACPNNSTISNVTIPVVSISKEGADIIDKYINSGKKVELLLYSPDRPIVDYSVSFIWLMAVGTIICAALWKKFTQSKDDDMTVKEEDDSEILHITAWTAIGFVISASTFLVLLYFFMSTWFVWLLILLFCLGGIEGLHNCIVTLILSKFRGCGKKTLNLPLVGEVAILSLVVLTLCVGFAIFWAVNRKESYSWVGQDILGIALMITVLQMAQLPNIKVATVLLSCAFVYDIFWVFLSPTIFHDSVMISVAKGKNAGGESIPMLLRVPKLTDPYKGFDMLGFGDILFPGLLICFTYRFDEAKKKGILNGYFLWLLIGYGTGLSITYLGLFLMNGHGQPALLYLVPCTLGTCVVLGAVRHELKDLWTNCDESKQMAEARLGSA, from the exons atggCATTTTCATGGCGTTTTATTGGACtatctatttttgtttttcttctaaatgTATCATCAATAGCACATTCTGCTCCTACCAATGCAGATAAGTCTTGCAGCAATGAAATCAATATG ATGCTGGTGAAGTTGTGGGTTAATGGTGGTGAGGAAGATTCAATAGTTGGCTTGAGTGCAGCATTTGGGTCTGTATTACCCACTGATACTAAACGTGCCTCCAGGTTGCCTGCTGTTTATACACAACCTTTGAATGGCTGTTCTGCTTCCTCCACTAAG TTATCAGGCTCTATTGCACTAGCTCGTCGCGGTGAATGTGAATTTATAACCAAGGCCACGGTTGCCCAAGCAGGAGGTGCAGGAGGTGTTGTGCTAATAAATAATGAAGGAG GTACTCTGGATATTGCTTGTCCTAATAATTCTACCATATCAAATGTAACCATTCCTGTtgtttcaatttcaaaagaGGGGGCAGatattattgataaatacaTCAATTCAGGAAAGAAAG TGGAGCTGCTGTTATATTCGCCAGATCGCCCTATTGTGGACTACTCGGTGTCTTTCATATGGTTGATGGCTGTTGGAACAATCATTTGTGCAGCTCTTTGGAAAAAGTTTACTCAATCTA AGGATGATGATATGACCGTCAAGGAGGAGGATGACAGTGAAATTCTGCACATTACTGCATGGACTGCTATTGGATTTGTCATCTCAGCATCCACATTTCTGGTGCTGCTTTACTTTTTCATGTCCACGTGGTTTGTCTGGCTGCTGATATTGCTTTTCTGTCTCGGTGGAATCGAG GGACTGCATAACTGTATAGTGACGCTCATACTAAG CAAATTTAGAGGCTGTGGAAAGAAAACATTGAATTTGCCGCTTGTTGGGGAGGTCGCTATTCTGTCTCTAGTTGTCTTAACACTTTGTGTGGGATTCGCCATCTTCTGGGCAGTAAACAGGAAAGAATCATACTCTTGGGTTGGCCAAGACATTCTT GGGATTGCTTTGATGATCACTGTTCTGCAGATGGCTCAATTGCCTAATATAAAG GTTGCTACAGTGCTTCTCAGCTGCGCGTTTGTCTATGACATCTTCTGGGTTTTCCTATCTCCTACTATATTCCATGACAGTGTTATGATTTCA GTTGCTAAAGGTAAGAATGCCGGTGGAGAATCAATCCCGATGCTTCTGAGAGTTCCTAAATTAACAGATCCTTATAAAGGATTTGATATGCTTGGCTTTGGGGATATTCTCTTCCCTGGTTTGCTAATTTGCTTTACATACAG ATTTGATGAAGCTAAAAAGAAGGGGATACTAAATGGATACTTCCTTTGGCTATTGATTGGTTATGGGACTG GTCTTTCCATTACTTACTTGGGCTTGTTTTTGATGAACGGACATGGTCAACCTGCTCTCCTGTATCTCGTGCCCTGCACATTAG GAACTTGTGTGGTACTGGGGGCAGTGAGACACGAATTGAAAGACCTTTGGACCAATTGCGATGAATCAAAACAAATGGCTGAAGCGCGTCTAGGGAGTGCTTGA
- the LOC101248333 gene encoding DNA polymerase zeta processivity subunit, whose protein sequence is MDRNRSPQGETAQILVEFLEVAITSVVFLKGVYPSGAFERRRYMNVVVQRARHPELQQYIHSSVNGLLPFIQKGLVERVAVIFSGSNNVPIERFVFKINVNQSYGSKLEEADLAFSLKSFLIKLPLSQSLMKVLPPDCRWEITAYFRSLPQSGTSKDAEIWVPTDTQQWQQAPLITPIKSMSSEPLGVQLYLEHPSLSEPKA, encoded by the exons ATGGATCGCAATCGAAGTCCACAAG GTGAAACTGCCCAGATTCTTGTAGAATTCTTAGAAGTTGCCATTACGTCAGTTGTGTTCCTCAAAGGAGTTTACCCAAGtg GGGCTTTTGAAAGGCGGCGTTACATGAATGTTGTGGTTCAAAGAGCTAGACACCCGGAGCTTCAACAATATATCCATTCTTCTGTCAATGGACTTCTTCCTTTCATACAAAAG GGATTAGTTGAGAGAGTGGCGGTGATTTTTTCTGGTAGCAACAATGTACCTATCGAGAGATTTGTTTTCAAGATAAATGTAAACCAATCCTATGGTTCAAAGTTGGAGGAAGCTGATCTGGCGTTCTCTCTTAAATCATTTTTGATCAAGCTTCCATTGTCCCAATCGTTAATGAAGGTTCTTCCACCAG ATTGCAGGTGGGAGATAACAGCTTACTTCCGCTCTCTCCCGCAGAGTGGTACCAGCAAAGATGCCGAAATTTGGGTCCCAACAGATACTCAGCAGTGGCAGCAAGCACCTCTTATAACTCCTATTAAGTCCATGAGTAGTGAACCTCTAGGTGTCCAGCTATATCTTGAACATCCAAGTCTCTCTGAACCAAAGGCTTAG
- the LOC101248618 gene encoding putative late blight resistance protein homolog R1B-16: protein MYDSPSEDLPDKLRKILMHKRYLIVLDDIWDVEAWEELQLSFPDDENGSRALLTTRDEEVYRQLKHHSDPYFLRFLTVDESWDLLQKKVFQGEICPPELLKTGLQVAENCKGLPLVIVLIAGIIAKQREASLWLGFAEDLSSHILQEQSMKIIESSYDHLEDHLKSCLLYMGLFPEDHQFPVFNLLKLWIAENFVHNLDVENVEDASKICLNDLVNRSLVIVSRRREDNGEIEYCTVHDVVHEFCLRRLTKKKFMQYQPSKEPQYTRFIHDHLVHQLLQYTESSYRIPMLAGLKKGESLAKCHDRCLFGKTLLDYSSASSNLLEVVGSSDFSRRFETSPSIWKMKKLRHVDIQDFSFKWEDNDRALSEESSSTLLPELKTFGKCRIFLADKTPEFWWRFPHIEQLKLHFIEQGYEVHMPNLEELPLQSLKLCFSRPISGYKSIGLASCVVLPSNLKNLSLDRLCLTEEAFSQLASLRNLESLKLRNIYFKPEGRFRQAGYGICWDVSDYEFLALKYLLLQNVLMTEWRSSDSSFPVLENFVDIPTLKLIKLICCNNSLEDSAFNVKNEVEEIAGCDSLQVHIQYQPDRYADADFAAECFSVWDQENNLCQEVPLRILKVRVLERLNGAFFEFEDDDVASGRGRSHCSSVASGMKRIADADQMKRCTKSLEDSALNI, encoded by the exons ATGTATGATAGCCCATCTGAAGACTTGCCTGACAAGTTGCGCAAGATTCTAATGCACAAGAGATACCTCATTGTGTTAGATGATATATGGGATGTTGAGGCTTGGGAAGAGTTGCAGTTATCTTTCCCGGATGATGAAAATGGAAGCAGGGCACTGCTAACAACTCGAGATGAGGAAGTGTATAGGCAGCTTAAGCACCACAGTGATCCATATTTTCTTCGATTTCTCACAGTGGATGAAAGCTGGGACTTGCTTCAGAAGAAAGTATTTCAAGGAGAGATTTGTCCCCCAGAGCTACTCAAAACAGGATTACAAGTTGCTGAAAACTGCAAGGGATTACCTCTTGTGATTGTTTTGATTGCTGGAATTATTGCAAAGCAAAGGGAAGCCTCTTTGTGGCTTGGGTTCGCAGAAGATTTGAGTTCCCATATTTTACAAGAGCAAAGCATGAAGATAATAGAAtcaagttatgaccatttggaAGACCATTTAAAGTCTTGCCTGCTTTACATGGGATTGTTTCCAGAAGACCATCAATTTCCAGTATTCAATTTGCTTAAGTTGTGGATAGCGGAAAATTTTGTACACAACTTGGACGTAGAGAACGTTGAGGACGCATCTAAAATTTGCTTGAATGATCTAGTGAACAGAAGCTTAGTAATTGTTTCTCGAAGGAGAGAAGATAATGGTGAGATAGAGTACTGCACTGTTCATGATGTAGTGCATGAGTTTTGCTTGAGGagacttacaaaaaaaaagtttatgcaGTACCAACCTTCAAAGGAACCCCAGTATACTAGATTTATCCATGATCATCTTGTTCACCAATTGTTGCAGTATACAGAATCATCATATAGGATTCCAATGTTGGCAGGCTTGAAGAAAGGAGAGTCTCTCGCTAAATGTCATGATAG ATGTCTGTTTGGAAAGACGTTATTGGACTACAGCAGTGCAAGCAGTAACTTACTTGAG GTGGTGGGAAGTAGTGATTTTTCAAGGCGTTTCGAGACATCCCCATCTATTTGGAAAATGAAGAAGCTAAGACATGTGGATATACAggatttttctttcaaatggGAAGACAATGATCGAGCACTTTCCGAAGAATCTTCATCAACTTTGTTACCAGAGTTGAAGACCTTTGGGAAGTGTCGTATATTTTTGGCTGATAAGACCCCGGAGTTCTGGTGGAGATTTCCACATATTGAACAACTCAAGCTCCACTTTATTGAACAAGGTTATGAAGTTCATATGCCTAATCTTGAAGAACTCCCACTTCAATCTCTCAAACTGTGTTTTTCACGCCCGATCTCCGGCTACAAATCCATAGGACTGGCCAGCTGTGTTGTCCTCCCTTCAAATCTAAAGAATTTGTCCCTTGATAGACTTTGCTTAACAGAAGAAGCTTTTTCACAACTTGCAAGTCTGCGAAACCTTGAAAGTCTCAAACTACGTAATATATACTTCAAGCCAGAAGGTAGATTTAGGCAGGCTGGATATGGCATATGTTGGGATGTCAGTGATTATGAGTTCCTAGCACTCAAGTACTTGCTTTTACAGAATGTTCTCATGACAGAATGGCGCTCCTCAGATTCATCCTTCCCCGTACTGGAGAA CTTTGTGGATATCCCGACATTGAAGTTGATTAAGTTGATATGCTGCAACAACTCACTTGAGGATTCAGCTTTCAACGTTAAAAATGAAGTGGAAGAGATTGCAGGATGTGATAGTCTCCAAGTTCATATTCAGTATCAACCAGACA GATATGCAGATGCAGATTTTGCAGCAGAATGCTTCAGTGTTTGGGATCAAGAAAACAACC TGTGTCAAGAAGTACCCCTGAGAATTCTCAAGGTGAGAGTCCTTGAGAGACTTAATGGAGCATTCTTCGAGTTCGAGGATGATGATGTTGCTTCTGGGCGGGGGAGGAGCCAT TGCTCCTCTGTTGCTTCTGGCATGAAAAGAATAGCTGATGCTGATCAAATGAAGAGATGCACCAAGTCACTTGAGGATTCAGCTCTGAACATTTAA
- the LOC101260971 gene encoding protein WHAT'S THIS FACTOR 1 homolog, chloroplastic, translated as MHKCVMVFSLIESRKWFTVNGRQRLCHPLPYLRVGHMCIQIMFKTSGGRPKKKMYYRVNDLDRVMELQKKPSLILRLKSIIQSQRKQCVLLRDLEKEVGFVQKWNFMGIIEKYPMIFRVTGGNGTPPMVMLTEKADKIALEEDKARVQMEPILVKNLRKLLMLSVDCTLPLETIQLIENDLGLPNDFRQSLIPKYPQFFSVKDVNGRTSLQLENWDSYLAVTAREERLACEGILTSKEKVRVLKDGNYFGPFAFRMHYPAGFRPNMNYLKEIQKWQKMEFPSPYLNAKGFELADPKAQKRVVAVLHELLSLTMEKRLTSAQIDAFHTELRLPARLLLCLIKQHGIFYITNKGVRSTVILKEAYDGSNLICKCPLLLFRDKFIALTGRSDIDSCISAPT; from the coding sequence ATGCATAAATGTGTGATGGTCTTCTCGCTAATTGAGTCTCGAAAATGGTTCACAGTCAATGGAAGGCAAAGATTGTGCCATCCATTGCCATATCTGAGAGTAGGGCATATGTGCATACAAATTATGTTCAAAACCAGTGGAGGGAGACCTAAGAAGAAAATGTACTATAGAGTAAATGATCTAGACAGAGTCATGGAGCTTCAGAAAAAACCATCATTGATTTTACGCTTAAAATCCATAATTCAATCACAGAGAAAACAATGTGTCCTTCTTAGAGACCTTGAGAAAGAAGTTGGATTTGTGCAAAAGTGGAATTTCATGggtattattgaaaaatatccTATGATATTCCGTGTCACCGGTGGTAATGGAACTCCACCGATGGTTATGCTGACTGAAAAGGCTGATAAAATAGCACTAGAAGAAGATAAAGCAAGAGTGCAAATGGAACCTATTTTGGTCAAGAATCTAAGGAAGTTGTTAATGTTGTCGGTTGATTGCACGTTGCCACTGGAAACCATTCAACTGATTGAGAATGATTTGGGCTTGCCTAATGACTTCAGGCAATCGCTGATTCCAAAATACCCACAATTTTTCTCAGTGAAAGACGTGAATGGAAGAACATCCCTTCAGTTAGAAAATTGGGATTCTTATCTAGCTGTCACTGCCCGGGAGGAAAGGTTGGCGTGTGAAGGGATCCTGACTTCAAAAGAGAAGGTTAGAGTATTGAAAGATGGAAACTACTTCGGTCCCTTCGCGTTTCGAATGCATTATCCTGCAGGATTTAGGCCGAATATGAACTACCTTAAGGAAATTCAGAAATGGCAGAAGATGGAGTTCCCTTCTCCATACTTGAATgctaaaggatttgaacttgcTGATCCCAAAGCTCAAAAGAGAGTAGTCGCAGTGCTTCACGAGCTCCTCAGTTTGACTATGGAAAAGAGGTTGACATCTGCTCAAATAGATGCATTTCATACCGAGTTACGGTTACCAGCTAGACTTTTGCTTTGCTTAATCAAACAACACGGTATATTCTACATCACTAATAAAGGTGTCAGGAGTACCGTGATACTTAAAGAGGCTTATGATGGGTCTAATTTGATCTGTAAATGCCCTCTGTTATTATTTAGGGATAAGTTTATAGCACTTACAGGAAGAAGCGATATTGATTCATGTATCAGTGCTCCAACATAG
- the LOC101261553 gene encoding pirin-like protein, which produces MRAISELFLVKIFPFVRNKKVSRKPIFFPIRNINMSESNQYDSCFDRPRLVIKKVLAKPQSEGNGAVVRRSIGRHELRNLDPFLMLDEFSVSAPAGFPDHPHRGFETVTYMLQGAFTHQDFAGHKGTINTGDVQWMTAGRGIIHSEMPAGEGSQKGLQLWINLSSKDKMIEPRYQELLKEDIPRAENDGVKVKVIAGEAMGVQSPVYTQTPTMYLDFTLQPTAYYHQAIPESWNAFVYIVEGEGVFGIPSSGPVSAHHCLVLGPGEGLSVWNKSSKPLRFVLLGGQPLNEPVVQHGPFVMNSQDEIDQTFEDYQYCKNGFENARYWRSGH; this is translated from the exons ATGAGAGCTATTTCTGAACTATTTTTAGTGAAAATCTTCCCATTtgttagaaataaaaaagtttcaagaaagcctattttttttcctattagaAATATTAATATGTCTGAATCAAATCAATATGATTCTTGTTTTGATAGACCAAGATTGGTTATTAAGAAAGTTTTGGCTAAACCTCAAAGTGAAGGGAATGGAGCTGTTGTTAGAAGAAGCATTGGAAG GCATGAATTGAGGAATCTTGATCCTTTCCTAATGTTGGATGAATTTTCAG TTTCTGCTCCTGCTGGTTTTCCTGATCATCCACACAGAGGTTTTGAGACAGTAACTTACATGCTACAG GGAGCTTTTACTCATCAAGATTTTGCTGGTCACAAGGGCACAATTAATACTGGTGATGTGCAG TGGATGACAGCAGGAAGAGGTATAATTCATTCAGAAATGCCTGCAGGAGAAGGCAGTCAAAAGGGGTTGCAACTTTGGATAAATCTCTCTTCTAAGGACAAAAT GATTGAGCCAAGGTATCAAGAACTGCTGAAAGAAGACATACCAAGAGCAGAGAATGATGGTGTTAAAGTAAAAGTTATAGCAGGTGAAGCAATGGGAGTCCAATCCCCGGTTTACACACAAACGCCTACAATGTACCTCGATTTCACCCTACAACCAACAGCTTACTATCATCAAGCCATCCCTGAATCTTGGAACGCCTTCGTATATATAGTTGAAGGAGAAGGTGTCTTCGGAATTCCGAGTTCAGGTCCTGTATCAGCTCACCATTGCTTGGTTTTAGGCCCTGGAGAGGGACTTAGTGTATGGAACAAGTCTTCAAAGCCATTAAGATTTGTTCTTTTAGGTGGACAACCTCTTAATGAACCTGTGGTTCAACATGGTCCTTTTGTGATGAACTCACAAGATGAAATTGATCAAACATTTGAAGATTATCAATATTGCAAGAATGGTTTTGAGAATGCTAGATACTGGAGATCAGGGCACTGA
- the LOC101261857 gene encoding ras-related protein RABA5e: MDSSDDEGEEYLFKIVIIGDSAVGKSNLLTRYARNEFNLHSKATIGVEFQTQTLEIDGKEVKAQIWDTAGQERFRAVTSAYYRGAFGALVVYDISRRTTFDSIPRWLDELKTHSDTTVARILVGNKCDLENIRAVSVEEGKSLAESEGMFFMETSALDSTNVNKAFEIVIREIYNSVSRKVLNSDSYKAELSVNRVNLVNDGTDGSKQKQGYSCCSR, translated from the exons ATGGACTCTTCAGATGATGAGGGTGAGGAGTATCTTTTCAAGATTGTAATCATTGGTGATTCTGCAGTAGGTAAATCTAATTTGCTTACACGTTATGCAAGAAATGAGTTTAATTTGCATTCAAAAGCAACTATTGGAGTTGAGTTTCAGACCCAAACTCTTGAAATTGATGGAAAAGAAGTTAAAGCTCAGATTTGGGATACTGCTGGACAAGAAAGGTTTAGAGCTGTGACTTCTGCTTATTATCGTGGTGCTTTTGGTGCTCTTGTTGTTTATGATATTTCAAGAAGGACAACTTTTGATAGTATCCCTCGTTGGCTTGATGAACTCAAAA CTCATTCGGATACAACGGTTGCAAGGATACTGGTGGGAAACAAATGTGACTTGGAGAATATAAGAGCTGTGAGCGTAGAAGAAGGCAAAAGCCTGGCAGAATCAGAAGGGATGTTCTTCATGGAGACATCTGCCCTCGATTCAACAAACGTGAACAAGGCTTTCGAGATTGTGATTCGAGAGATCTATAATAGTGTTAGCAGAAAGGTTTTGAATTCCGATTCTTATAAAGCCGAATTATCTGTCAACAGAGTCAACCTGGTCAACGATGGTACCGATGGATCGAAACAAAAGCAGGGCTACTCTTGTTGTTCTAGGTGA